A section of the Sedimentisphaera cyanobacteriorum genome encodes:
- a CDS encoding TetR/AcrR family transcriptional regulator translates to MRYSTSKLTVQNLINSAGELAARVGFPNVTTRGIARLSGENIGTIHYHFGSKDKLLEAVVHEVIEKKRHLLRNVLKEGGELETKDSQAKMIRKLVRRNIDNMFRSENPVWHSRAVFQVLQTEWRLKDIVQREMIDPELTALKAFFKKVKPSLTDEKAFQHALLMGIPVYFHADYSKSIKDKLGKDEYSEEYLNYLEDVITYQTQCAMGLPSDK, encoded by the coding sequence ATGAGATACTCTACAAGCAAATTAACAGTACAAAATCTTATCAATTCCGCAGGCGAACTTGCGGCAAGGGTAGGCTTCCCGAATGTAACCACAAGGGGCATTGCAAGGCTTTCGGGAGAGAACATTGGAACGATACACTACCACTTCGGAAGCAAGGACAAGCTGCTTGAGGCGGTTGTGCATGAGGTGATCGAAAAGAAAAGACACCTCCTTCGAAATGTACTCAAAGAGGGAGGCGAGCTGGAGACAAAGGATTCTCAGGCCAAGATGATACGCAAGCTTGTAAGAAGAAACATAGACAATATGTTTCGAAGCGAGAATCCCGTATGGCATTCAAGAGCGGTATTTCAGGTACTCCAAACCGAATGGCGTTTGAAGGATATCGTCCAGAGGGAAATGATAGACCCCGAGCTGACTGCTCTTAAGGCATTTTTCAAGAAGGTAAAGCCCTCTCTTACCGACGAGAAGGCCTTTCAGCATGCCCTGCTTATGGGAATACCTGTTTATTTCCACGCTGATTACAGCAAATCAATCAAGGACAAGCTTGGTAAAGACGAGTATTCAGAAGAATATTTGAACTATCTTGAAGATGTTATTACATACCAGACCCAGTGCGCAATGGGTCTTCCTTCCGATAAATAA
- a CDS encoding efflux RND transporter periplasmic adaptor subunit has translation MKAKYILVTILVSAAVLFAQEIRNVELAEVQKLELDTGNSYPGTVKPCENTRLSFRVSGPLVKVEAAPGDRLKKGELLMQIDPRDYKDSINELEANLERAKAEKNKAKLDYDRAKRLFSQNVIPKADYDAAKSAYDIAEASIRSTQAQLQIARHKLEDASLTAPYDGVITEQFAENHEMIQKGQVVMAMQDISKLEVDINVPENEIVNYELERGKEASVKFPAFGEKLFSASLSEWNTSASNRTRTYQLTFILDPEGSQLLPGMTAELSLRTNSQTGKTLVPAGAVVSLGDNRSAVWIYSEENGKASKKEVQSGRLYGSSKVVIESGLKGGEIIVTKGADFITEDTELRNTKSADNTDSSARSEVR, from the coding sequence ATGAAGGCAAAGTATATATTAGTAACAATTCTGGTATCTGCGGCAGTGCTTTTTGCTCAGGAAATCCGTAATGTGGAGCTTGCAGAAGTTCAGAAGCTGGAATTGGACACGGGGAACAGTTATCCGGGCACAGTAAAACCCTGCGAGAACACGAGGCTCTCTTTCAGGGTTTCCGGGCCTCTTGTGAAGGTGGAGGCTGCCCCGGGAGACAGGTTAAAAAAGGGCGAGCTGCTTATGCAGATAGACCCCAGAGACTACAAAGACAGCATTAACGAATTAGAAGCAAATTTGGAACGGGCAAAGGCAGAAAAAAACAAGGCAAAGCTCGATTACGACAGGGCGAAAAGACTGTTTTCCCAAAACGTGATACCAAAGGCAGATTACGATGCCGCCAAAAGCGCTTATGATATTGCAGAGGCCTCTATCCGGAGTACGCAGGCTCAGCTCCAAATCGCAAGGCATAAGCTTGAGGATGCCTCGCTTACCGCCCCATACGACGGGGTAATCACAGAGCAGTTCGCAGAGAATCACGAGATGATTCAGAAGGGGCAGGTGGTTATGGCTATGCAGGATATCTCGAAGCTTGAGGTGGATATCAACGTTCCGGAGAATGAGATTGTAAACTATGAGCTCGAAAGGGGCAAAGAGGCGAGCGTTAAATTTCCCGCTTTCGGCGAAAAGCTCTTCAGCGCATCGCTTTCAGAATGGAACACGTCTGCTTCGAACAGGACAAGAACGTATCAGCTCACCTTCATACTCGATCCAGAGGGCAGCCAGCTTCTTCCTGGAATGACAGCTGAGCTGAGCCTGAGAACAAACTCGCAGACAGGCAAAACTTTAGTCCCTGCCGGCGCGGTTGTAAGCCTCGGGGATAACAGAAGCGCAGTTTGGATTTACAGCGAAGAAAACGGAAAAGCCTCCAAGAAAGAGGTTCAGTCCGGAAGGCTCTACGGATCATCTAAAGTGGTAATAGAAAGCGGCCTTAAAGGCGGCGAGATTATCGTAACAAAAGGAGCTGATTTTATTACAGAAGACACAGAGCTTCGCAATACCAAATCCGCAGATAACACTGACAGTTCAGCCCGCTCGGAGGTAAGATGA
- the wecB gene encoding non-hydrolyzing UDP-N-acetylglucosamine 2-epimerase: MKILCVCGARPNFMKIAPIVDAFSKAGIDRAIVHTGQHYSPEMSRNFFDQLEIPKPDVNLEAGPGSHAFQTAEIIRRFEPVVIDQKPDAVLVVGDVNSTIACGLTAVKLGIKLIHVEAGLRSFDKAMPEEINRILTDSISDMLFVSEPSGIENLRREGRPEEAVFLAGNVMIDTLFKRLSKAGNSDILKRLGLKEKEFLTLTLHRPENVDSRESLLKAAELIERASEQLKIVLPLHPRTKRAFKQAGLEERITGIENLVICPPLNYIDFLRLLSTNACALTDSGGVQEETTALGIPCITLRKNTERPITITEGTNTLTGLNPEKAASQIKKLSENNFKAEGRCPKLWDGKAAERIAAEVIKTLA, translated from the coding sequence ATGAAGATTCTCTGCGTTTGCGGAGCAAGACCCAACTTTATGAAAATTGCACCGATAGTCGATGCCTTCTCAAAGGCGGGTATCGACCGGGCAATCGTGCATACAGGCCAGCATTACAGCCCGGAGATGAGCAGAAATTTCTTCGACCAGCTCGAAATCCCAAAGCCCGATGTGAATCTGGAGGCAGGCCCCGGTTCGCACGCATTTCAGACCGCAGAGATAATCAGACGCTTCGAGCCGGTGGTGATAGACCAAAAGCCTGATGCGGTTCTCGTGGTGGGCGATGTAAACAGCACCATCGCCTGCGGGCTCACGGCAGTGAAGCTTGGGATAAAGCTGATACATGTGGAAGCGGGGCTGAGAAGCTTCGATAAGGCGATGCCCGAGGAGATAAACCGAATCCTCACCGATTCAATAAGCGATATGCTGTTTGTCTCTGAGCCCTCAGGCATTGAAAATCTGCGAAGAGAAGGCAGGCCTGAAGAGGCGGTGTTTCTCGCTGGAAATGTGATGATTGATACGCTCTTCAAACGATTGAGCAAAGCTGGAAACTCAGATATTCTAAAAAGGCTCGGACTCAAAGAGAAAGAGTTCCTCACACTCACCCTCCATCGCCCTGAAAACGTTGACAGCAGAGAAAGCCTTCTGAAGGCTGCTGAACTGATAGAGCGTGCCTCTGAGCAGCTCAAGATTGTTTTGCCTTTGCATCCGCGCACGAAAAGAGCGTTCAAACAAGCCGGCTTGGAAGAGAGGATCACAGGGATTGAAAATCTTGTTATCTGTCCGCCACTGAATTATATCGATTTTTTGAGGCTCCTCAGCACTAATGCCTGCGCTCTAACCGATTCCGGCGGCGTGCAGGAAGAAACAACCGCTCTGGGAATCCCCTGCATCACCCTGCGTAAAAATACAGAAAGGCCTATCACGATAACAGAGGGTACAAACACCTTAACAGGCCTGAATCCCGAAAAGGCCGCCTCGCAGATCAAAAAGCTTTCTGAGAATAATTTCAAGGCAGAAGGCAGATGCCCGAAACTCTGGGACGGTAAAGCAGCTGAAAGGATTGCAGCAGAGGTTATTAAAACCCTCGCATAA
- a CDS encoding TolC family protein, giving the protein MKIKISAIVILTASLFAGEADFELPAGSLTIEKACKIALENNPQIDAALERIKAAEAIVKQAKASNYPSVKGGAGYQALNSAEEPGWAPYTHQREAFNEKSLSLEASFLLFDGFGRKASILESKSYSKSQSQKLYDTKRLLLEAVSSAFFRAQLAVENMVIARQNRNFNKLLEEDAEKKLAAQTIAASEAMNFSVKALKAETDFLQAKKNFRVIAAALAELLAVPGSELPEKMYPIRSGKEVKSKKLNTEKLIAESLRSRPDLEAIDYQIEAGRQNIKKQKSEFAPEIALVAGVDYSKTNAGDYDQDEYTSYIGVNAVWQLYTGGARTGRVNQARSELSRLKQQKTLKVLSIQSSVRQAAETAEINYQTCLRNKKIYELTKKIRDDVEKSYKAGAVSLTRLNEAQTDMVNAAGALEASKIQYRISLVELSSQTGEILKQFE; this is encoded by the coding sequence ATGAAAATAAAAATCTCAGCAATTGTGATTCTAACAGCCTCGCTCTTTGCGGGAGAGGCAGATTTTGAGCTTCCGGCAGGCAGCCTCACCATCGAAAAGGCCTGCAAAATCGCCTTGGAGAATAACCCTCAGATTGATGCAGCCCTTGAGAGAATCAAGGCTGCTGAGGCAATCGTTAAGCAGGCAAAGGCCTCAAACTACCCCTCCGTAAAGGGCGGGGCGGGATATCAGGCTCTCAATTCAGCCGAAGAGCCCGGCTGGGCTCCATACACCCATCAGCGTGAGGCCTTCAATGAAAAATCACTGAGCCTTGAAGCAAGCTTTCTCCTGTTCGACGGATTCGGCAGGAAGGCCTCAATACTTGAATCGAAAAGCTATTCCAAGAGTCAGTCTCAAAAGCTCTACGATACAAAGAGGCTGTTGCTTGAGGCTGTGAGCTCGGCTTTTTTCAGAGCCCAGCTTGCTGTTGAGAATATGGTGATTGCAAGGCAGAACAGAAACTTCAACAAACTGCTTGAAGAAGATGCTGAGAAAAAATTAGCCGCACAAACCATAGCCGCTTCCGAGGCGATGAATTTCTCAGTGAAGGCGCTCAAGGCTGAAACAGATTTTCTGCAGGCGAAGAAGAATTTCAGAGTGATAGCGGCTGCCCTGGCTGAACTGCTTGCTGTACCGGGTTCTGAGCTGCCCGAAAAGATGTACCCCATTCGTTCAGGAAAAGAAGTGAAATCAAAAAAGCTCAATACCGAAAAGCTTATAGCTGAGTCTTTAAGATCAAGGCCGGATCTTGAGGCGATTGATTATCAGATCGAGGCAGGCAGGCAGAATATCAAAAAACAAAAATCTGAGTTTGCACCTGAGATAGCACTTGTGGCGGGAGTGGATTATTCAAAGACAAACGCCGGCGACTACGATCAGGATGAATACACCTCCTACATCGGAGTGAATGCAGTATGGCAGCTTTATACAGGCGGCGCAAGAACGGGCAGAGTGAATCAGGCACGCTCTGAGCTCAGCCGGCTAAAACAGCAGAAAACCCTCAAGGTGCTCTCGATTCAGTCTTCTGTGAGGCAGGCAGCGGAAACGGCCGAGATAAATTATCAAACCTGCCTTCGAAACAAAAAGATATATGAGCTCACAAAAAAGATTAGAGATGATGTGGAAAAGAGCTACAAAGCAGGGGCAGTTTCTCTTACGAGGCTCAATGAGGCGCAGACCGATATGGTGAATGCTGCTGGCGCTTTAGAGGCATCAAAGATTCAGTACAGAATATCGCTTGTCGAGCTGAGCTCTCAAACAGGAGAGATCCTAAAGCAGTTTGAATAA
- a CDS encoding ABC transporter ATP-binding protein — MELKAENISFYYGSWNIIDSLSFALPAGGFMSITGPNGSGKSTLMKLIMGFLTPAEGCFFCGGESLSGKRVEQIAGRIAYVPQEYVPAFGYTVFETVLMGRTSSFDRFGFESPEDRDVAMHMLEITETNHLVNRPLDKISGGERQRVFIARALARKTPVLLLDEPTSFLDMRHQVGIFDILKRLQVEEDKTIAVIMHDINLAIQYADYSLMFDGWGGIKIDSPENLFTEENIRNSYQVETIKASRDGIPIFIPAGRLSRSSRLKE; from the coding sequence ATGGAACTGAAAGCAGAAAACATCAGCTTTTACTACGGCAGCTGGAATATTATAGACAGCCTCAGCTTTGCCCTGCCCGCAGGGGGCTTTATGAGCATAACCGGCCCGAACGGGTCAGGCAAAAGCACTTTGATGAAGCTGATTATGGGTTTTCTTACGCCCGCTGAGGGCTGTTTCTTCTGCGGGGGCGAAAGCCTTTCGGGAAAGAGGGTTGAGCAAATAGCCGGCAGGATAGCGTATGTCCCGCAGGAGTATGTGCCTGCTTTCGGATATACCGTTTTCGAGACAGTTCTGATGGGCAGAACAAGCAGTTTCGATCGATTCGGCTTTGAATCGCCTGAAGACAGAGATGTTGCTATGCATATGCTCGAGATCACCGAAACCAACCACCTTGTAAACCGCCCGCTCGACAAGATAAGCGGGGGCGAGAGGCAGAGGGTGTTCATAGCCCGAGCTCTTGCGAGAAAGACGCCCGTTCTCCTGCTGGACGAGCCCACAAGCTTTCTTGATATGCGCCATCAGGTGGGAATTTTTGATATCCTCAAGCGGCTTCAGGTTGAGGAGGACAAAACCATAGCGGTGATAATGCACGATATAAACCTTGCGATTCAGTATGCAGACTATTCGCTTATGTTCGACGGCTGGGGCGGGATAAAGATTGATTCGCCTGAAAACCTCTTCACAGAAGAAAACATCAGAAACAGCTATCAGGTTGAAACCATAAAGGCCAGCCGAGACGGGATACCAATCTTTATACCGGCCGGCCGGCTCTCCCGAAGCAGCCGCCTGAAGGAATAA
- a CDS encoding efflux RND transporter permease subunit: protein MNLAAFALRRRTVMVVLIILFTGAGILSYQRIGRLEDPTFTIKTALVSTLYPGASPSEVEQEVTDVIEEAIQEMGEVKEIYSTSREGLSVVYVDMKDTYTHEQLPQIWDELRKKIADSQPELPPGAGHSVVNDDFGDVYGLFFAITGEDKTYAELKDYADQLKTELLLCRDVAKIEFWGTQQEVLYAEFDRAKLSELGITPEQIYGTLQSQNLVERSGKVEIDGEYVRITPTGEFQSVEAIEDLLIGGAESLVKLSDICEVKRGYIDPPGNMMRFNGEKAIGFGISTVDGGNVVNMGKAVAEKLKALKSERPEGIELHRIYYQSKIVNEAVNTFLLNLAEAVAIVIILLMIFMGWQSGLLIGVILLMTILCTFLGMYLMDIDLQKISLGALILSLGMLVDNAIVVADGILVKVEKGERREEAAVDMVRTAGMPLLGATLVAILAFTAIGFAPGSVGEFCRSLFYVMALSLSISWVLAVTATPLFCIWFLRIPNTEEGFDPYSRPMYRRYRRLLHAAIKYRWLTLAAAGLALAGGLYFMGKVSQSFFPDSTKPYFYVNFWKPEGTHINRTSEDMRVIEKYISTIDGVENVSTFAGEGTLRFILSYEYQTPNSSYGQLLVEVDDYKKIDRLKEEVKKYLVDNFPNADPMVQKIGTGPTVPYKIEARFRGKDPKVLHRLADKAVEVMRESAGAKNIRKDWRQRVQVIRPEFSENQAHRIGVSRSDLASSLQWNFNGLRVGLYRERDELIPILSRPPEDQRVSAENIEKVQVWSSTAKSYFPIRQVVTEIKPEWEWPIIERFNRQKSVKAQCNASGNTEALRQEIAEKIEAIELPPGYSLEWEGEYDSTQEAQNPLKKAFPLCMLGMFVIVVWIFNSVRKPLIIFLTIPLSVIGIGTGLYLMNVPFGFMAILGFLGLSGMLIKNAIVLIDQIEIDLNSGKEPYKAVLDSSVSRFRPVIMAAGTTILGMAPLVPQPLYSGMAATIMSGLFAATFLTLILVPVQYCIFYRIKTDESKL from the coding sequence ATGAATTTAGCAGCATTCGCCCTTCGCAGAAGAACAGTTATGGTGGTGCTGATTATCCTCTTCACAGGCGCAGGGATCCTCTCATATCAGCGGATCGGGCGTCTTGAAGACCCTACCTTCACAATAAAGACTGCTCTTGTATCAACGCTTTACCCCGGCGCTTCGCCTTCGGAAGTGGAGCAGGAGGTAACAGACGTGATAGAAGAGGCGATTCAGGAGATGGGAGAAGTAAAGGAGATTTACTCCACCAGCCGAGAGGGGCTCTCGGTGGTGTATGTTGATATGAAAGACACCTACACCCATGAGCAGCTCCCGCAGATATGGGATGAGCTGCGAAAAAAAATTGCAGACTCACAGCCCGAGCTCCCGCCCGGGGCAGGACATTCGGTAGTAAATGATGATTTCGGCGATGTTTACGGCCTGTTTTTCGCAATCACAGGCGAAGACAAAACATACGCTGAGCTGAAGGATTATGCAGACCAGCTGAAAACAGAGCTGCTTCTGTGCAGGGATGTTGCAAAGATTGAATTCTGGGGGACACAGCAGGAAGTTCTCTATGCAGAGTTCGACAGGGCAAAGCTCTCAGAACTCGGGATAACCCCCGAGCAGATATACGGCACTCTTCAGTCGCAGAATCTCGTTGAAAGAAGCGGGAAGGTGGAAATCGACGGGGAGTATGTACGAATAACGCCGACGGGAGAATTTCAGAGCGTTGAGGCGATTGAGGATCTTCTCATAGGCGGAGCCGAAAGTCTCGTTAAGCTTTCGGATATCTGCGAGGTAAAACGCGGATACATCGACCCGCCAGGAAATATGATGCGTTTCAACGGAGAGAAGGCTATTGGATTCGGGATATCCACCGTTGACGGCGGGAACGTTGTTAATATGGGCAAGGCCGTTGCGGAAAAATTAAAGGCCCTCAAATCCGAACGCCCCGAAGGAATCGAGCTTCACAGAATATACTACCAGAGCAAAATCGTAAACGAAGCGGTGAACACATTCCTGCTGAATCTTGCTGAGGCTGTAGCGATTGTAATCATTCTTCTGATGATTTTCATGGGCTGGCAGAGCGGCCTTCTGATAGGCGTGATACTGCTGATGACAATTCTCTGCACATTTCTCGGGATGTATTTGATGGATATAGACCTTCAGAAGATCTCGCTGGGTGCTTTGATTCTCTCTCTCGGTATGCTCGTGGATAATGCAATCGTTGTAGCAGACGGCATTCTCGTGAAGGTTGAAAAAGGCGAGAGGCGTGAAGAGGCTGCAGTTGATATGGTGCGTACTGCCGGCATGCCGCTTCTCGGGGCAACCCTTGTGGCAATACTCGCATTTACCGCTATCGGATTTGCCCCGGGCAGCGTGGGAGAATTCTGCAGGAGCCTTTTTTATGTAATGGCGCTTTCGCTTTCGATAAGCTGGGTGCTTGCTGTTACAGCTACACCGCTTTTCTGCATCTGGTTTCTTAGAATTCCAAACACTGAGGAAGGCTTCGATCCATACAGCAGGCCGATGTACAGAAGGTACAGACGTTTACTACATGCCGCGATAAAGTATCGCTGGCTTACTCTGGCCGCTGCAGGACTTGCCCTTGCAGGCGGTCTGTATTTTATGGGTAAAGTTTCTCAATCTTTCTTTCCGGATTCCACAAAGCCCTACTTCTACGTAAACTTCTGGAAACCTGAGGGAACTCACATTAATCGGACTTCCGAAGATATGCGTGTTATTGAGAAATACATATCCACAATAGACGGGGTTGAAAATGTAAGCACATTTGCAGGTGAGGGAACTCTGAGATTCATCCTTTCTTACGAATATCAAACCCCAAACTCAAGCTACGGCCAGCTTCTTGTGGAAGTGGATGACTACAAGAAAATTGACCGGCTTAAGGAAGAGGTGAAGAAGTATCTGGTGGATAATTTTCCGAATGCTGATCCGATGGTGCAGAAAATCGGGACAGGCCCGACAGTTCCCTATAAGATAGAAGCCAGATTCCGCGGGAAAGACCCGAAAGTCCTCCACAGGCTTGCGGACAAGGCAGTTGAAGTGATGCGGGAGAGCGCAGGAGCAAAAAATATCCGTAAAGACTGGCGTCAGAGGGTGCAGGTGATAAGGCCTGAATTTTCGGAAAATCAGGCACACCGCATCGGTGTGAGCAGGAGCGATCTGGCCAGCTCTCTGCAGTGGAACTTCAACGGGCTTAGAGTGGGGCTGTACCGCGAGAGGGATGAGCTTATCCCGATCCTCTCCAGACCTCCAGAAGACCAGAGAGTTTCAGCGGAGAATATAGAAAAGGTTCAGGTATGGAGCTCCACTGCCAAAAGCTATTTCCCGATAAGGCAGGTGGTAACTGAGATTAAGCCGGAATGGGAATGGCCTATTATCGAGCGATTCAACAGGCAGAAAAGCGTAAAAGCCCAGTGCAATGCTTCGGGCAACACTGAAGCCCTCAGGCAGGAGATTGCAGAGAAAATAGAAGCGATCGAACTGCCCCCGGGTTACAGCCTTGAATGGGAAGGCGAATACGACAGCACGCAAGAGGCCCAGAACCCGCTCAAAAAGGCGTTTCCGCTTTGTATGCTCGGAATGTTTGTGATCGTGGTTTGGATCTTCAACTCGGTTAGAAAGCCGCTGATTATATTTCTAACTATACCGCTTTCGGTTATAGGGATAGGTACAGGGCTGTATCTGATGAATGTGCCGTTTGGCTTTATGGCGATTCTCGGCTTTCTCGGGCTTTCAGGAATGCTCATCAAGAACGCAATCGTCCTTATTGATCAGATAGAGATAGACCTCAACTCAGGCAAAGAGCCCTACAAAGCTGTGCTGGATTCTTCTGTAAGCCGTTTCAGACCCGTGATAATGGCAGCCGGAACTACAATTCTCGGAATGGCACCGCTCGTGCCTCAGCCGCTGTATTCAGGTATGGCAGCGACTATAATGAGCGGGCTTTTCGCCGCTACATTCCTGACGCTTATCCTTGTGCCAGTGCAGTACTGCATATTCTACAGAATAAAGACTGATGAAAGTAAACTGTAA
- a CDS encoding class I SAM-dependent methyltransferase, with product MGLLKKAKMGIYRFIRIFRCNDVMGIMKPDAETVLDIGCQEMYFYNQLKEHYDVTLADCEPRNGHIVKENVENLSFDDSSFDIVICLQVLEHVPDPVKAMKELKRVARKQLIITVPNEPQFTFARMGTWEKEHLWAIQPKVFEHHLGKPDMFKTIIFNRYCLFAWDIGEE from the coding sequence ATGGGATTGTTAAAGAAAGCAAAGATGGGGATATACCGCTTTATACGGATATTCCGGTGCAATGATGTGATGGGCATAATGAAGCCTGATGCCGAAACGGTGCTTGATATTGGCTGTCAGGAGATGTATTTCTACAACCAGCTCAAGGAGCATTACGATGTCACCCTTGCAGACTGCGAGCCGAGAAACGGCCACATCGTTAAAGAGAATGTCGAAAACTTAAGCTTTGATGATTCGAGCTTCGATATAGTAATCTGTCTTCAGGTGCTCGAACACGTTCCAGACCCTGTAAAGGCAATGAAAGAGCTCAAGCGGGTGGCAAGAAAACAGCTGATTATAACAGTTCCTAACGAGCCGCAGTTTACATTCGCACGTATGGGCACTTGGGAGAAAGAACATCTATGGGCAATACAGCCCAAGGTTTTTGAACATCATCTCGGCAAGCCCGATATGTTCAAAACGATAATCTTCAACAGATACTGCCTGTTTGCTTGGGATATAGGCGAGGAGTAG
- the aroF gene encoding 3-deoxy-7-phosphoheptulonate synthase: protein MIVVMKPQASNEDVKHVVKLVNDFGLKENIIYGTDRTVIACIGDKRHVEKSAIENAGNVEKVVPILAPYKLASREVVKEKTAIRIGPEKFPLGGSKVGVIAGPCAVEDLDQVLKTAEKVKEAGCIGLRGGAFKPRTSPYSFQGMKYEGLEILAKAREKTGLAIVTEVVSLDNVDAVAQTADVLQVGARNMQHYPLLEALGKVNKPVLLKRGLCSRLDEFLLAAEYIINAGNKQVIMCERGIRTYEEYVRNTLPLASIPALNERTHLPIVVDPSHGTGHSYMVAPMCRAAVAAGADGLLVECHLDPEHALSDGAQSITPNALKEMVQSVTKIAETLGRSV, encoded by the coding sequence ATGATCGTTGTAATGAAGCCGCAGGCATCGAATGAGGATGTTAAGCACGTAGTAAAGCTTGTAAACGACTTCGGCCTGAAAGAAAATATTATATACGGAACTGACAGGACTGTTATCGCCTGCATCGGCGATAAAAGGCACGTTGAAAAGAGTGCTATAGAGAACGCCGGAAACGTGGAAAAGGTGGTTCCGATTCTCGCTCCGTACAAGCTCGCCTCAAGGGAGGTGGTGAAGGAGAAAACGGCGATCAGGATCGGACCTGAAAAATTCCCGCTCGGGGGCAGTAAAGTGGGTGTTATAGCAGGGCCTTGTGCTGTGGAAGACCTCGATCAGGTGCTGAAAACCGCTGAAAAGGTGAAAGAAGCCGGCTGCATCGGGCTTAGAGGCGGAGCATTCAAACCCAGAACAAGCCCTTACAGCTTCCAAGGGATGAAATATGAAGGACTCGAGATCCTCGCCAAGGCAAGAGAAAAAACAGGGCTTGCGATTGTTACTGAAGTGGTGAGCCTTGATAATGTAGATGCAGTAGCCCAGACGGCAGATGTTTTGCAGGTTGGGGCGAGAAATATGCAGCATTACCCCCTGCTCGAAGCTTTGGGCAAGGTGAATAAGCCTGTTCTGCTGAAAAGAGGCCTATGCTCAAGGCTGGATGAATTCCTGCTTGCCGCTGAATATATCATAAATGCAGGCAATAAGCAGGTTATTATGTGCGAACGCGGGATACGCACGTATGAGGAGTACGTTCGCAATACCCTGCCTCTTGCATCCATACCGGCCCTGAATGAAAGAACGCATCTGCCGATAGTGGTTGATCCCTCCCACGGAACGGGACATTCGTATATGGTTGCGCCAATGTGCAGAGCCGCAGTTGCAGCGGGGGCGGACGGACTGCTGGTGGAATGCCATTTAGACCCCGAACACGCCCTCAGCGACGGGGCGCAGTCTATAACGCCAAATGCTCTGAAGGAAATGGTGCAGTCTGTAACAAAAATTGCGGAAACGCTCGGCAGGTCTGTTTAG